The window GCTCGGACGGAGACGCGAGCCCGGCCTTCCTCATGACGGAGGAGACGACCGTCGAGAACGGGACGGCGAGCGCGACGTTCGACCTGAGCCGGGCGGCCCACGGGGACCGCGCGACACTGACCGTCCGCGGGAACGAAGCCGTCAACGAGTCGGACTCCCGCGAGGTACTCGTCGTCGACGAGGAGATCGGCGTCGAGGGAAGCGGCGGCCTCGACGTCGAGACCCCCGGGTTCGGAGTCGTCGCCGGCGGACTCGCGGTTCTCGTCGTCGCGCTCGCCGCCCGGCGGCGGGAGTGAGGAGGCCGGACCGGGCTACTTCTCGATCGACTCCCCTTCGGAGCCGGCGGCGGCGTCGTCCTCTCGCCGGAGCTGTCGCGGGAGCAGCCCCGAGACCAGCCCGCGGAGGATCCGACCCGGATCGAGGAAGTACTGCGGGAGCACGACCATCGCGGCGGCGACGACGAGCAGCCCGGCGCCGAGCGCGACCTCGCCGGCGAACAGCCGGATGACGGCGTAGTTCGCGAGCGGCAGCGCGAACACGAGCGACGCCGCCAACCCGATCATGTCCATCAGCCCGAGATTCATTAGGAGCGGATTGGCGCCCGGCGTTCAAAAGGGACGCGGCGGCGACCAACGGATACGGCGGCGACACTCGACCGAGGCTCCCGCCCGAACACCGAACCGATATGTGTCGCGCGCGCGCAGATCCGGTATGTTCACCGGCATCGTCGAGGGTACCGGCGCGGTCCGCGAGCGGACCGAGACCGCGGACGGGCTCCGGCTTCGGATCGGCGTCGAGGGGTTCGACGACCTCCACCACGGCCAGTCGATAAGCGTCAGCGGCGTCTGTCTGACCGTCGAGGAGTACGCGGCCGACGACGGGGAGGCCGCCGACGGCGGCTGGTTCGAGGTGTTCCTCGCGAGCGAGACGGTCGCGAAGACGTACCTCGGCGACGTCGCCGAGGGGGACCCGGTCAACGTCGAGCGCGCGATGCCGGCCGACGGCCGGTTCGACGGCCACGTCGTACAGGGGCACGTCGACACCGTCGCCGAGGTGACGGGGATCGAGCGCGTCGGCGAGGACTGGCGGTTCGCGTTCGCGATCCCCGAGGGCCACGCCGACTACCTCGTCGACAAGGGGTCGGTGACGCTCGACGGGATCTCCCTGACGGTCGCCGAGAAGCGCGACGGAGAGTTCGACGTGGCGGTCATCCCGACGACCTACGAGCTCACGACGCTCTCGGAGAAGTCGGTCGGCGACCCGGTCCACCTGGAGGTCGACGTGATCGCGAAGTACGTCGAGAACATGGTGGACGGTTACGGGGAGTAGTCCGTTTCCCGGGTTTCCGACCGTCTCAGGCGTCCTTCGCGCCCTTCACTGTCTCTCGCACCGCGTCGACCCCCTCGTCGTGGAGCAGGTCGCCGACGACGATCACGTCGCTGTGGGCGGCCATCTCGTTCGCGGACTCGTAGTCTGAGATTCCGCCGCCGTAGAAGAGGGTGGCGTCGTCGAGCGCGTCGTGGGCGGCCGCGACCTTTTCCGTGTCGCCGAAGGTACCCGAGTACTCGATGTAGACGATCTCTTGGCCGAACATCCGCTCGGCGACCTTCGCGTAGGCCCCGACGTCGTCGGCCGCCAGATCGCAGTTCGCGTCCGTCAGCTGCGCGACCGCGGCGTCGGGGTTGAGGACGATGTACGCCTCCGTGTGGGTCCGCTCCCAGTCGAGGTCGTCGATGCGGACCCACTCCTTGTGCGCGCCCGTGATCCAGAACGGCCCGCCGGCGTTGAACACCGTCGGGATAAGGTAGCCGTCGAGCGCGGGCGAGTCGATGACGACGCCCGGGTTGGACGGTTCCTGGTACAGCGGGACGTCGTACTCGGCCGCGGCGTCGACGACGCGCGTCATCTTCTCCGCGGTGACGTCGAGCGTCCCGCCGATCTCGATCGCGTCGGTTCCGGTGCGGCAGACGTCCTCGAAGGTCTCGCCGTCCCGCAGTTCCTTGTCGGGATCGACCTTCAGCACGTGGTCCCAGTCGTCCCACGGGTTGCTCATCGGGAACGACTCCACCGGGCGGCACCAAAAAGGTGCGGAAGCTATCTCGCCGCTCCCCGGACGAGCGGCCCCGCTCGTCGTTCCGGCCAACGCGCCGAGGTGGCCGACGCGCTGCTCAGAGCAGGTCGTCGATCTCGTCGTTCCGGAAGGCCTCGGCGGGGTCCGGCGTCTCCGCCGGCTCGTCGCGGACGGCCTGCCGGGCGCGTTCGAGGAACGCCTCGATCCGGCGAGAGCGCTCGACGCCGGCGAGCAGCACGAGCGCCGCGATCCGGTCGGAGTCGAGCGGGAAGTCGCCGCCGCGTACCTGCATCGACCCCGTCTCCTCCTGTACCCACTTGCGCGCCTTCTCCGCGCCCTTCCGCGAGATGCGGTCCGGGTCGCCGGCGACGGCGACGAGGGCGGCGTCGGCGTCGGTCGCGTTCGGGAGCGACATCCCCGTCATCACCGCGCTCCGGACGGCGCTGGTCACGGTCGTGACGTTCTCCCCGGGGTCCTCCGCAGCCGGCGCCGATGCGAACCCGACCGCCGCCATCCCGCCGGCCCGAAGCGTGTTGATCACCTCGCTCGTGTCGACGACCGACTCGGGGACGCCCTCGACCGACTCGCCGGCGGCCAGGAGGAGGCCGACGCGTCGCGCCATCGACTCGTTGATCGCGGCGAAGCCGCCCTCCACCGACTCCCCCGACGAGCGCCACGCGTCGTTGTCGAGCAGGACCGTCGCGTCCGCCTCGCGCACCAGCGTCTTCAGCGACCGCCCCGCGTTCACTTGGTACATCGCCCCCTCGTCGCGGCCGGGGAGGATGCCGACCGCGTACACCGGCACGTCGTACACCCGGCTCAGCTCCCGGACGAGCACCGGCGCGCCGCCCGAGCCGGTGCCGCCGCCGAGCCCGGCGACCACGAACAGCGCCTCGGCCTCCGCGGTCACCTTCGACGCGAGCGCGTCCAGCACCTCGATCGCGTCCTCGTCCATTACCTCGGCGCCGAGTTCGTTGTCGCCGCCGACGCCGTGGCCGTTCACCCGCGACTGGCCGACGAGGACCGTGTCGAGCGGGAGCGGGTCGAGGTCCGCCGCCGCCGTGTTGACCGCGAGCGCGTCCAGCACCGCGCCGTAGCCGGCGTCGGCGTCGAACTGCGCGAGGGCGGTCGCGAGCTTCCCGCCCGCCTGCCCGACGCCGAGGAGGACTGTCTTCATGACTGCAGAGTAACCAATCCGGCGTATTACGCTTTCCCCCGAGATTTAAATGCGGAATCGCGGCCAGTCGCGGGCATGTCGAACGCCACCGACGACGGCAGTCGGACGGGAGAGCGCGGAGAGCGCCGATCCCCGGCCGAGTCCGGCGAAGCGAGCAAGGGAAGCGACGCCGACCGGATCGACGAGCGCCTCCGCGCGGTCGAGCGCGCCCTGACCGGGTCTGACGCGACCGTCGCGGACCTCGGCGACGACGCGGCGGCCGCGGCGGAACGCGACGCGCTGGCGTCGCGCGTGGCCGACCTCGAATCGCGCGTCGAGGAACTGGAGGCCGCCACGCAGGCGATCAGGGGATACGTGGGATCGGTCCGGGCCGTTAACCGCGAGGTCGAGCGGCGGGCCGACCTCGCGCTGGCGAGGGCGAGTCGCGGCGGAGACGCCGTCGGCGACGCCGAATTTCCGAACGAGGCCGCCATCACCGACGAGGGTACCATCACCGACGAGGACCCAGCGGGAGCCGTCCCCGGCGAGGCGGTACCGAGCGAGGCGGCCCTCGACGCCGCCGTCCCGGCGGACGACGCCCGCCGAGACGACGCGCGAGCGTCGACCGACTGGGACTCCGCGGCGGGAGACGACGAGGCGGACGGATCGTGGCGAGACGAGGCGCTGGACCGACTCCGTGAGTCCCTGTAGGGCGGACCGTACGGCGGGGTCGCGGACCGGGACGCGGACGAGCCGCGAGGCGGCCGACCCGTGATCCGCGTCGTCCTCACCGTCGTCGTCGCCGTCGCCCTCCTCGCGACGGCGATGCCGGCCTTGGAGGACGCCCGGACGGAGACGACCGTCGAACGCCTCGACACCGAGGCGGACCGCGTCGAGCGAGCCGTCGGCGGCCTCGTCTCCGGGTCCGTGAGCGTCGCGGACCCCGCGCTCGCCGCGCGGACGACGGTGACCGTCGACGTCCCGAGCGGGTTCGCCGCGGCGCCGATCGACCGGGTCGCGCTCGCGGAGACCGACGGTGGCAGCGAGGCGGACACCACGGAGACGGAGGTCGCGCTCCGCTACCGGATCGGCGGCGGGCCCGAGCGGACCGTCCCGATCGTCCCCGGAGGCGTGGAATCCGCCGTCGCCGTCGACGGGGGCGCGGTCGCGCTCCGGCCGGGCGGCGAGAGCCGGCTTTCGCTCCGGTTCGTCGACGACGGCGGCCCGACCGTCCGGATCGCCAGAGTCGGGTGAGCGTTTATAAATAATGCCGGGAGCACGCCCGCCGTGAACCTCGACATCCCTTCGCTTTCGCGTATCGGCGACGGCGACCCCTCGCTGCGAGCGCTGCCGTGGACGGACGACGAGCGCGACTGTCGGTGCGAGCCGTCGTTCCGGGAGCCCGTCGGGACCGGCGTCGGCGACCGGGTCGTGCTCGACGTCGACGCCGAGGAGTGTCCCGGACGCGGCGACCTCGCCGAGAGCCCGGACTGCCTGGCGACCGCGGTCGAGGCGCTGTCCGAGCGTGACGCCGACGTGATTAGGACCCGCCATCGGGGTCGAGAGCGGGCCTACGCCGGGCGGGCCGCCGCGTGTCTGGTCGCGGCGGGGCGGTTCCGCGAGCGCGTCGGCTTCCACGAGACGCGGCTCGCCGATCGCGTGCTGCGCGACCCGGTCGGCGCCGCCCGGGAAGCGACCGGACGCGAGGGACCGCCCGCCCGGATCGCCGCGGAGACGGGGTTATCGACGGTCGTCGAGGGAGCCGAGGAGGTCGGAGACGTGCTGCGGGCGCACGCCGGGCCGCGGATCGCGGCCGCGCGGGTCGCGACCGCGCCGCCGCCGGAGGCCGCCCTCGTCGACCGCTGGGAGCTCGACACCGGCGCGATCGTCCGGCTGTACGAGGGGGCTGGACCGCTCCGGACGTACCACCTCACGCCGCCGGTCCGGGAGCTCGACGACGGGGCGGTCGAGCGGCTCGACGACGCCAAGCGCCGGCTGCTCGACGGGGCGACCGGCGGAGACAGGGCGCCCGGTCGCGCGGCCCGAGCGACGGCCGAGGACGGCGATCCGGTGTCGACGCTCGCCGAGGTGCTCCGGCGACACACGCGCGGCTACGGCGCGTTCGAGCACGTGTTCGCGGACGACCGAGTGAGCGACGCGACGCTGTCGGCGCCGGTGACCGAGAACCCGCTGCGCGTCGTCGTCGACGGCGAGCGGTGTCGGACGAACGTCAGGCTCCCGCCCGAGGGGGCCGCCACGCTCGCCTCCCGGCTCCGACGGACGAGCGGGCGCGGCTTCTCCCGGGCGAGCCCCACGCTCGACGCGACGCTGGAGACGGACGCCGGGCGCGTCCGCGTCGCCGCGACGACGGACCCCGCCAGCGACGGGCTCTCGTTCGCCTTCCGCCGCGGCGACCCGGACGCGTGGACCCTCGCGCGGCTCGTCGACGCGGGAACGCTCACGCCGGCGGCCGCCGGTTTCCTCTCCGTCGCCGTCGAGCGGGGCGTGACCGGCCTCGTGGCCGGCGGGCGGGGCGCGGGGAAGACGACCGCGCTCGGCGCGCTCCTGTGGGAGCTCCCCGCGGAGACCCGGTCAATACTGATAGAGGACACCCCCGAACTTCCGGCGAGCGCCCTGGCGACCGCCGGGCGAGACGCGCAGCGGCTCCGCGTCGGCGACGGAGCGGAGCCGTCGCCGAGCGACGCGGTCCGGACCGCGCTCCGGCTCGGCGGCGGCGCGATCGTCGTCGGCGAGGTCCGCGGCGAGGAGGCGCAGGCGCTCTACGAGGCGATGCGCGTCGGCGCGACCGGCGAGACGGTGCTGGGGACGATCCACGGAGAGGATCCGGCCGCCGTCCGGGAACGGGTCGTCTCCGACCTCGGCGTGTCGCCGTCGTCGTTCGCCGCGACCGACCTGATCGTCCTGCTCGACGACCACCGCGTCGACGCGATCGCCGAGGTCACCGCCCGCGGCGACGGCGCCTCGTTCGACCCGCTGTTCGAGCGCACGGCCGAGGGGTTGACCCCGACCGGACGGATCGACCGCGGCGAGAGTCGGCTCGTGGAGCGTCTCGCGGAGACCGACGAATCGTACGCCGCGGCAAGGGCGGCCGCGGAGGTACGCGGCGAGCGGATCCGCGAAGCGGTCGCCGCCGGGCGAACGGGTCCGGAGCGGTACAGCGAGTCCGTCAGCGCGGACGGTGAAGGCGAATGACGAGGGCGCTCGCCGACGCGGGCGACGGCTCGGCGCGTCGGGAGGCGGACGGCGACAGCGCGACCGGGTCGGCCGAGCTGCGACGGTCGATCGCGTTCCTCGACTGGGAGATCTCGGCCGAACGGGTCGTCGAACGCGGACACCGGGTCGGGGTCGGTGTCGGTCTCCTCTGTGTCGTCGCGCTCTCCGTCGGCGTCGGTCCCGTTCCGGGAGCGCTCGGCGGGCTCGCCGGGGGATTGGCGGCGACGCACGCTGTCCATCGGGCGCCGGTGTGGCTCGCCGAACTCCGACGGACGCGGGCGCTCGGTGCCGCGCCCGGGCTCGTCGGCCGCCTCGTGTTGCGGATGCGGCTGGACCCCTCTGCGGAGCGCGCCGTCCGGTTCGCCGCCCGCACCGGAGACGGACCGCTCGCCGACGGGCTGGCGCGCCACGAGCGGGGGAGCGCGGACGGACCGACGAGCGGGCTCCGCTCGTTCGCCCGCGAGTGGCGGCCGTGGTTCCCGGCGATCGACCGCGCCGCAGCGCTGGTCCGAACGGCCGCGTCGGCGCCGGCGGAGCGGCGAGGACGCTGTCTGGACCGCGCGCTCGACGCGACCATCGCCGGGACGACCGACCGGCTCGCGTCGTTCGTCGGCGAGGTCCGCGGCCCGGTCTCGGCGCTGTACGCCTTCGGAGTGCTCCTCCCGCTGGCCCTGATCGCTCTGCTGCCCGCGGCGGCCGCGTCCGGCGTTCCGGTCGGGTCGGCCGTCGTCGTCGGACTGTATCTCGGCGTGCTCCCCGCCGGGCTGCTCGCCGCGTCGGCGTGGCTGCTCTCGCGCAGACCGGTCGCGTTCGCGCCGCCGTCGATCGACGGCGACCACCCCGACGTGCCGGAGCGGGCGCGACACGCCGCCGTGGTCGGCGTGCTCACCGGAGTCGTCGCGGCCGTGCTCGCCGCGCGGCTGGTCGCCGGGTGGGCCGCGCCCGTGGCCGGCGTCGGCGTCGGAGCGGGGGCCGCGCTCCTCGTCGGCGTGCGACACCGGCGTGCTGCGCTCTCGGAGATCCGCGACGTCGAACGCGGGCTCCCCGACGCCATGACGGTCATCGGCGGCGACGTGGCCGAGGGGGTCGCCGTCGAGACGGCGATCGCGAACGCCGGCGAGCGACTCGACGGCGCGACCGGAGAGCTGTTCGAGCGCTCGGGCCGTCGAAGCGAAACCCTCCGCGTGAGCGTGCGGGAGGCGTTCCTCGGCCGAGGCGGCCCGGCCGTCCCGGTCCCGTCGCCGCGGGTCCGCGGGGCGGTCGCCCTGCTCGCCGTCGCCGCGCGGGAGGGCCGCCCGGCGGGCGACGTGCTCCTCGAACTCGCCGATCAGCTGGAGGAGCTCCGGGCGCTGGAGACCGACGCACGACGCCAGCTGGCGACTGTGACGAGCACGCTGACGAACACCGCCGCGGTGTTCGCGCCGCTCGTCGGCGGCGCGACGGTCGCGCTCGCAACGGGGATCGATACCGTCGACGTCGGCGGGCTGGACGCCGGAGCGACCGCCGGTGCGGACGCCCTCGGACTCGGCGGCGGCACCGCCGGCGTCGAGGGGACCGGTGCGGCCGAAACGGCGGGGAGTTCCGCCGGCGGATCGGGCGGGGCCGGAACGCTCTCGGTCCCGATGCTCGGTCGGGTCGTCGGGACCTACGTGCTGATCCTCGCGGCGCTGCTCACCGCGCTGGCGACCGGGCTCGAGCGGGGCTTCGACCGGACGCTGGTGGCCTACCGCGTCGGGATCGCGCTGCCGACCGCGACGGCGACGTACCTCGTCGCGTTCGCCGGGGCGGGGGCGCTGCTGTAGCGGCCGACTCGCGTCCACGGGCGACGTTTTAAATACCAAGCCGCGGCCAGCCGCTCCGTGTTCGAGACGAACCTCGACGCGACGTACGCGTGGCTCGGTCTCGCCGTGGTGAGCGTCGCGACGGCCGGCGTCGCCGCGACGCTTCCGGCGTCACCGCCGCCGGACGCGGCGGGCGTCGCACACACGGTCGAAACGGTCGCGAACGGAGAGTATCCCGCGACGGCGGAACACGGGGTCGCGGCGGATCGGATCCGGCTCACGCCGCGGTCGGTCTCCCTCGACGGGGACGGCGGGAGCGCTCGGGCTCCGCTTCACGCCCCGCGGATAACACCGGTTCCGCCGAGCGGACGAGGCGGGACCGGCGACGACCGG is drawn from Halorubrum sp. CBA1229 and contains these coding sequences:
- a CDS encoding type II secretion system protein — protein: MTRALADAGDGSARREADGDSATGSAELRRSIAFLDWEISAERVVERGHRVGVGVGLLCVVALSVGVGPVPGALGGLAGGLAATHAVHRAPVWLAELRRTRALGAAPGLVGRLVLRMRLDPSAERAVRFAARTGDGPLADGLARHERGSADGPTSGLRSFAREWRPWFPAIDRAAALVRTAASAPAERRGRCLDRALDATIAGTTDRLASFVGEVRGPVSALYAFGVLLPLALIALLPAAAASGVPVGSAVVVGLYLGVLPAGLLAASAWLLSRRPVAFAPPSIDGDHPDVPERARHAAVVGVLTGVVAAVLAARLVAGWAAPVAGVGVGAGAALLVGVRHRRAALSEIRDVERGLPDAMTVIGGDVAEGVAVETAIANAGERLDGATGELFERSGRRSETLRVSVREAFLGRGGPAVPVPSPRVRGAVALLAVAAREGRPAGDVLLELADQLEELRALETDARRQLATVTSTLTNTAAVFAPLVGGATVALATGIDTVDVGGLDAGATAGADALGLGGGTAGVEGTGAAETAGSSAGGSGGAGTLSVPMLGRVVGTYVLILAALLTALATGLERGFDRTLVAYRVGIALPTATATYLVAFAGAGALL
- a CDS encoding phosphoglycerol geranylgeranyltransferase; amino-acid sequence: MSNPWDDWDHVLKVDPDKELRDGETFEDVCRTGTDAIEIGGTLDVTAEKMTRVVDAAAEYDVPLYQEPSNPGVVIDSPALDGYLIPTVFNAGGPFWITGAHKEWVRIDDLDWERTHTEAYIVLNPDAAVAQLTDANCDLAADDVGAYAKVAERMFGQEIVYIEYSGTFGDTEKVAAAHDALDDATLFYGGGISDYESANEMAAHSDVIVVGDLLHDEGVDAVRETVKGAKDA
- a CDS encoding ATPase, T2SS/T4P/T4SS family — protein: MNLDIPSLSRIGDGDPSLRALPWTDDERDCRCEPSFREPVGTGVGDRVVLDVDAEECPGRGDLAESPDCLATAVEALSERDADVIRTRHRGRERAYAGRAAACLVAAGRFRERVGFHETRLADRVLRDPVGAAREATGREGPPARIAAETGLSTVVEGAEEVGDVLRAHAGPRIAAARVATAPPPEAALVDRWELDTGAIVRLYEGAGPLRTYHLTPPVRELDDGAVERLDDAKRRLLDGATGGDRAPGRAARATAEDGDPVSTLAEVLRRHTRGYGAFEHVFADDRVSDATLSAPVTENPLRVVVDGERCRTNVRLPPEGAATLASRLRRTSGRGFSRASPTLDATLETDAGRVRVAATTDPASDGLSFAFRRGDPDAWTLARLVDAGTLTPAAAGFLSVAVERGVTGLVAGGRGAGKTTALGALLWELPAETRSILIEDTPELPASALATAGRDAQRLRVGDGAEPSPSDAVRTALRLGGGAIVVGEVRGEEAQALYEAMRVGATGETVLGTIHGEDPAAVRERVVSDLGVSPSSFAATDLIVLLDDHRVDAIAEVTARGDGASFDPLFERTAEGLTPTGRIDRGESRLVERLAETDESYAAARAAAEVRGERIREAVAAGRTGPERYSESVSADGEGE
- a CDS encoding riboflavin synthase translates to MFTGIVEGTGAVRERTETADGLRLRIGVEGFDDLHHGQSISVSGVCLTVEEYAADDGEAADGGWFEVFLASETVAKTYLGDVAEGDPVNVERAMPADGRFDGHVVQGHVDTVAEVTGIERVGEDWRFAFAIPEGHADYLVDKGSVTLDGISLTVAEKRDGEFDVAVIPTTYELTTLSEKSVGDPVHLEVDVIAKYVENMVDGYGE
- a CDS encoding tubulin/FtsZ family protein, encoding MKTVLLGVGQAGGKLATALAQFDADAGYGAVLDALAVNTAAADLDPLPLDTVLVGQSRVNGHGVGGDNELGAEVMDEDAIEVLDALASKVTAEAEALFVVAGLGGGTGSGGAPVLVRELSRVYDVPVYAVGILPGRDEGAMYQVNAGRSLKTLVREADATVLLDNDAWRSSGESVEGGFAAINESMARRVGLLLAAGESVEGVPESVVDTSEVINTLRAGGMAAVGFASAPAAEDPGENVTTVTSAVRSAVMTGMSLPNATDADAALVAVAGDPDRISRKGAEKARKWVQEETGSMQVRGGDFPLDSDRIAALVLLAGVERSRRIEAFLERARQAVRDEPAETPDPAEAFRNDEIDDLL